A genomic region of Oncorhynchus mykiss isolate Arlee chromosome 2, USDA_OmykA_1.1, whole genome shotgun sequence contains the following coding sequences:
- the LOC110490122 gene encoding prolactin regulatory element-binding protein isoform X2 — protein MGKRRMPDLYRAPFPLYTIKVDPKTGWVITAGGGGGSKTGIKNAVHFLGLELVGDQHCATLVHSHDTDTRATMNLAIGGDVIAAGQDGRCSLMRFRQRQPRGKAAAKDGGGSEQGAARRRAGKGGKGSEGAAARGNVSEMNDNTTQISVDTFGEVQSDLNPQDPLQKCVRFSPDLSLLLTGGTDGHIRVWEYPSLKEKLDFKAHEGEIEDLDISPNNKHLVTVGRDFACSIWSGNQLAMSLCWHEKMPQIAAKSYRYMSCRFGKVEDQKDTLRLYTVQIPHKRDRKPPQCYLSKWDGQNFLPMLTNPCGTEVISTLAVSDSGTFLGLGTVTGSVAIYVAFSLQKLYYVQECHGIVVTDLAFLPDTPKGQSLKGNNEAAMLSVAVDSRCQMHTVRNRRSFPIWLVLFFCGLMVVGAILLLQHLFPGFI, from the exons ATGGGCAAACGGAGGATGCCAGACCTGTATAGGGCCCCCTTCCCCCTCTACACAATCAAAGTGGACCCCAAAACAGGATGGGTGATCACTGCAGGAGGGGGAGGCGGTTCCAAGACAGGCATAAAGAATGCAGTG CACTTCCTGGGTTTGGAGTTGGTAGGAGACCAGCACTGTGCCACCCTGGTGCACTCTCATGACACAGACACGCGTGCCACCATGAACCTGGCAATAGGCGGGGACGTGATCGCCGCAGGGCAGGACGGCAGATGCAGCCTCATGCGCTTCAGACAACGCCAGCCCAGGGGCAAGGCCGCAGCCAAAGACG GGGGTGGCAGTGAGCAGGGTGCAGCTAGGAGACGAGCTGGGAAAGGGGGTAAGGGTAGTGAGGGAGCTGCTGCTAGGGGCAATGTGTCTGAGATGAATGATAACACCACCCAGATCTCTGTTGACACGTTTGGGGAGGTGCAGTCGGACCTCAACCCCCAGGACCCCCTCCAGAAGTGTGTGAGGTTCAGTCCTGATCTCAGCCTCCTATTGACTGGCGGGACAGACGGACACATCAGAGTGTGGGAG TACCCCTCCTTAAAAGAGAAGTTGGACTTCAAAGCCCATGAGGGGGAAATTGAAGACTTGGACATCAGTCCGAATAACAAG CACCTTGTGACGGTGGGCCGGGACTTTGCCTGCAGTATATGGAGTGGCAACCAGCTAGCCATGAGCCTCTGTTGGCATGAGAAGATGCCTCAGATAGCAGCAAAGTCATACCGCTATATGTCTTGCAG GTTTGGAAAAGTCGAGGACCAGAAAGACACCCTGAGGCTCTACACCGTCCAGATCCCCCACAAACGAGACAGAAAACCTCCACAATGCTACCTCTCTAAATGGGACGGCCAGAATTTCCTACCCATGCTGACGAACCCCTGCGGCACTGAGGTCATCTCCACCCTGGCTGTCAG TGACTCTGGAACTTTTCTCGGCCTTGGGACAGTGACGGGATCAGTAGCAATCTATGTCGCCTTTTCACTACag AAGTTGTACTATGTGCAGGAGTGCCACGGCATTGTGGTGACCGATCTGGCTTTCCTGCCTGACACTCCCAAAGGCCAGAGCCTCAAAGGGAACAACGAGGCAGCCATGTTGAGTGTGGCTGTGGACAGCCGCTGTCAGATGCACACGGTACGAAACCGAA GATCCTTCCCTATCTGGCTGGTGCTGTTCTTCTGTGGCCTCATGGTGGTGGGAGCCATCCTGCTCCTGCAGCACCTCTTCCCAGGATTCATTTAG
- the LOC110490122 gene encoding prolactin regulatory element-binding protein isoform X1, with protein sequence MGKRRMPDLYRAPFPLYTIKVDPKTGWVITAGGGGGSKTGIKNAVHFLGLELVGDQHCATLVHSHDTDTRATMNLAIGGDVIAAGQDGRCSLMRFRQRQPRGKAAAKDAGGGSEQGAARRRAGKGGKGSEGAAARGNVSEMNDNTTQISVDTFGEVQSDLNPQDPLQKCVRFSPDLSLLLTGGTDGHIRVWEYPSLKEKLDFKAHEGEIEDLDISPNNKHLVTVGRDFACSIWSGNQLAMSLCWHEKMPQIAAKSYRYMSCRFGKVEDQKDTLRLYTVQIPHKRDRKPPQCYLSKWDGQNFLPMLTNPCGTEVISTLAVSDSGTFLGLGTVTGSVAIYVAFSLQKLYYVQECHGIVVTDLAFLPDTPKGQSLKGNNEAAMLSVAVDSRCQMHTVRNRRSFPIWLVLFFCGLMVVGAILLLQHLFPGFI encoded by the exons ATGGGCAAACGGAGGATGCCAGACCTGTATAGGGCCCCCTTCCCCCTCTACACAATCAAAGTGGACCCCAAAACAGGATGGGTGATCACTGCAGGAGGGGGAGGCGGTTCCAAGACAGGCATAAAGAATGCAGTG CACTTCCTGGGTTTGGAGTTGGTAGGAGACCAGCACTGTGCCACCCTGGTGCACTCTCATGACACAGACACGCGTGCCACCATGAACCTGGCAATAGGCGGGGACGTGATCGCCGCAGGGCAGGACGGCAGATGCAGCCTCATGCGCTTCAGACAACGCCAGCCCAGGGGCAAGGCCGCAGCCAAAGACG CAGGGGGTGGCAGTGAGCAGGGTGCAGCTAGGAGACGAGCTGGGAAAGGGGGTAAGGGTAGTGAGGGAGCTGCTGCTAGGGGCAATGTGTCTGAGATGAATGATAACACCACCCAGATCTCTGTTGACACGTTTGGGGAGGTGCAGTCGGACCTCAACCCCCAGGACCCCCTCCAGAAGTGTGTGAGGTTCAGTCCTGATCTCAGCCTCCTATTGACTGGCGGGACAGACGGACACATCAGAGTGTGGGAG TACCCCTCCTTAAAAGAGAAGTTGGACTTCAAAGCCCATGAGGGGGAAATTGAAGACTTGGACATCAGTCCGAATAACAAG CACCTTGTGACGGTGGGCCGGGACTTTGCCTGCAGTATATGGAGTGGCAACCAGCTAGCCATGAGCCTCTGTTGGCATGAGAAGATGCCTCAGATAGCAGCAAAGTCATACCGCTATATGTCTTGCAG GTTTGGAAAAGTCGAGGACCAGAAAGACACCCTGAGGCTCTACACCGTCCAGATCCCCCACAAACGAGACAGAAAACCTCCACAATGCTACCTCTCTAAATGGGACGGCCAGAATTTCCTACCCATGCTGACGAACCCCTGCGGCACTGAGGTCATCTCCACCCTGGCTGTCAG TGACTCTGGAACTTTTCTCGGCCTTGGGACAGTGACGGGATCAGTAGCAATCTATGTCGCCTTTTCACTACag AAGTTGTACTATGTGCAGGAGTGCCACGGCATTGTGGTGACCGATCTGGCTTTCCTGCCTGACACTCCCAAAGGCCAGAGCCTCAAAGGGAACAACGAGGCAGCCATGTTGAGTGTGGCTGTGGACAGCCGCTGTCAGATGCACACGGTACGAAACCGAA GATCCTTCCCTATCTGGCTGGTGCTGTTCTTCTGTGGCCTCATGGTGGTGGGAGCCATCCTGCTCCTGCAGCACCTCTTCCCAGGATTCATTTAG